In Camelus bactrianus isolate YW-2024 breed Bactrian camel chromosome 18, ASM4877302v1, whole genome shotgun sequence, one DNA window encodes the following:
- the TRIM50 gene encoding E3 ubiquitin-protein ligase TRIM50 isoform X1, with amino-acid sequence MAWQVSVLELEDRLQCPVCLEVFKEPLMLQCGHSYCKRCLLSLSRHLDSELRCPVCRQEVDGSSSPPNVSLARVIEALQLPGDPEPQVCAHHRNPLSLFCEKDQELICGLCGLLGSHQHHRVTPVSTVYSRMKEELAALISDLKQEQKKVDEQIAKLVNNRTRIVNESDVFSWVIRREFQELHHLVDEEKARCLEGVEGHTRGLVASLDMQLEQARGARERLVQAEGVLEQLGNESHHEFIRKYHSMASRAELQQARPLEGAFSPISFKPGLHQADIKLTVWKRLFRKVLPAPESLKLDPATAHPLLELSKGNTVVQCGLLAQRRASQPERFDYSTCVLASRGFSCGRHYWEVVVGSKSDWRLGVIKGTASRKGKVSKSPEHGVWLIGLKEGRGYEAFGCPRVPLPVAGHPHRIGVYLHYEQGELTFFDADRPDDLRPLYTFQADFQGKLYPILDTCWHERGSNSLPMVLPPPSGPGHLSPPQPTKL; translated from the exons ATGGCGTGGCAGGTGAGCGTGCTGGAGCTGGAAGACCGCCTGCAGTGCCCCGTCTGCCTGGAGGTCTTCAAGGAGCCCCTGATGCTGCAGTGCGGCCACTCCTACTGCAAGCGCTGCCTGCTGTCCCTGTCCCGCCACCTGGACTCAGAGCTGCGCTGCCCCGTGTGCCGGCAGGAAGTGGACGGCAGCAGCTCCCCACCCAACGTCTCCCTGGCGCGGGTGATCGAAGCCCTGCAgctccctggagacccagagccCCAGGTCTGCGCACACCACCGGAACCCGCTCAGCCTCTTCTGTGAGAAGGACCAGGAGCTCATCTGTGGCCTGTGCGGCCTGCTGGGCTCCCACCAGCATCATCGGGTCACACCTGTGTCCACTGTCTACAGCCGCATGAAG GAGGAGCTGGCAGCCCTCATCTCCGACCTGAAGCAGGAGCAGAAGAAGGTGGATGAGCAGATCGCCAAACTGGTGAACAACAGGACCCGGATTGTT AATGAATCTGACGTCTTCAGTTGGGTGATCCGCCGTGAGTTCCAGGAGCTGCACCACCTGGTGGATGAGGAGAAGGCCCGCTGCCTGGAGGGGGTGGAGGGCCACACGCGCGGCCTCGTGGCCTCCCTGGACATGCAGCTGGAGCAGGCCCGGGGTGCTCGGGAGCGGCTGGTCCAGGCTGAGGGTGTGCTGGAGCAGCTCGGTAACGAGAGTCACCACGAGTTCATCCGG AAGTACCACTCCATGGCCTCCAG AGCAGAGCTCCAGCAGGCCCGGCCCTTGGAAGGTGCGTTCAGCCCCATCTCCTTCAAACCAGGCCTGCACCAGGCTGACATCAAGCTGACTGTGTGGAAAAGGCTCTTCCGAAAGGTTCTGCCAG CCCCGGAGTCCCTCAAGCTGGACCCTGCCACGGCCCACCCGCTCCTGGAGCTCTCCAAGGGCAACACGGTGGTGCAGTGCGGGCTCCTGGCCCAGCGGCGCGCCAGCCAGCCTGAGCGCTTCGACTATAGTACGTGCGTCTTAGCCAGCAGGGGCTTCTCCTGCGGCCGCCACTactgggaggtggtggtgggcagCAAGAGCGACTGGCGCCTGGGGGTCATCAAGGGCACGGCCAGTCGCAAGGGCAAGGTGAGCAAGTCCCCGGAGCACGGCGTGTGGCTCATCGGCTTGAAGGAGGGCCGGGGGTACGAAGCCTTTGGCTGTCCGCGGGTGCCCCTGCCCGTGGCCGGCCACCCCCATCGCATCGGCGTCTACTTGCACTATGAGCAGGGGGAGCTCACCTTCTTTGACGCCGACCGCCCTGATGACCTGCGGCCTCTCTACACATTCCAGGCCGACTTCCAGGGCAAGCTCTACCCCATCCTGGACACGTGTTGGCACGAAAGGGGCAGCAACTCCCTGCCCATGGTGCTGCCCCCGCCCAGCGGGCCTGGTCACCTCAGCCCCCCGCAGCCCACCAAGCTGTAG
- the TRIM50 gene encoding E3 ubiquitin-protein ligase TRIM50 isoform X2 has product MAWQVSVLELEDRLQCPVCLEVFKEPLMLQCGHSYCKRCLLSLSRHLDSELRCPVCRQEVDGSSSPPNVSLARVIEALQLPGDPEPQVCAHHRNPLSLFCEKDQELICGLCGLLGSHQHHRVTPVSTVYSRMKEELAALISDLKQEQKKVDEQIAKLVNNRTRIVNESDVFSWVIRREFQELHHLVDEEKARCLEGVEGHTRGLVASLDMQLEQARGARERLVQAEGVLEQLGNESHHEFIRYHSMASRAELQQARPLEGAFSPISFKPGLHQADIKLTVWKRLFRKVLPAPESLKLDPATAHPLLELSKGNTVVQCGLLAQRRASQPERFDYSTCVLASRGFSCGRHYWEVVVGSKSDWRLGVIKGTASRKGKVSKSPEHGVWLIGLKEGRGYEAFGCPRVPLPVAGHPHRIGVYLHYEQGELTFFDADRPDDLRPLYTFQADFQGKLYPILDTCWHERGSNSLPMVLPPPSGPGHLSPPQPTKL; this is encoded by the exons ATGGCGTGGCAGGTGAGCGTGCTGGAGCTGGAAGACCGCCTGCAGTGCCCCGTCTGCCTGGAGGTCTTCAAGGAGCCCCTGATGCTGCAGTGCGGCCACTCCTACTGCAAGCGCTGCCTGCTGTCCCTGTCCCGCCACCTGGACTCAGAGCTGCGCTGCCCCGTGTGCCGGCAGGAAGTGGACGGCAGCAGCTCCCCACCCAACGTCTCCCTGGCGCGGGTGATCGAAGCCCTGCAgctccctggagacccagagccCCAGGTCTGCGCACACCACCGGAACCCGCTCAGCCTCTTCTGTGAGAAGGACCAGGAGCTCATCTGTGGCCTGTGCGGCCTGCTGGGCTCCCACCAGCATCATCGGGTCACACCTGTGTCCACTGTCTACAGCCGCATGAAG GAGGAGCTGGCAGCCCTCATCTCCGACCTGAAGCAGGAGCAGAAGAAGGTGGATGAGCAGATCGCCAAACTGGTGAACAACAGGACCCGGATTGTT AATGAATCTGACGTCTTCAGTTGGGTGATCCGCCGTGAGTTCCAGGAGCTGCACCACCTGGTGGATGAGGAGAAGGCCCGCTGCCTGGAGGGGGTGGAGGGCCACACGCGCGGCCTCGTGGCCTCCCTGGACATGCAGCTGGAGCAGGCCCGGGGTGCTCGGGAGCGGCTGGTCCAGGCTGAGGGTGTGCTGGAGCAGCTCGGTAACGAGAGTCACCACGAGTTCATCCGG TACCACTCCATGGCCTCCAG AGCAGAGCTCCAGCAGGCCCGGCCCTTGGAAGGTGCGTTCAGCCCCATCTCCTTCAAACCAGGCCTGCACCAGGCTGACATCAAGCTGACTGTGTGGAAAAGGCTCTTCCGAAAGGTTCTGCCAG CCCCGGAGTCCCTCAAGCTGGACCCTGCCACGGCCCACCCGCTCCTGGAGCTCTCCAAGGGCAACACGGTGGTGCAGTGCGGGCTCCTGGCCCAGCGGCGCGCCAGCCAGCCTGAGCGCTTCGACTATAGTACGTGCGTCTTAGCCAGCAGGGGCTTCTCCTGCGGCCGCCACTactgggaggtggtggtgggcagCAAGAGCGACTGGCGCCTGGGGGTCATCAAGGGCACGGCCAGTCGCAAGGGCAAGGTGAGCAAGTCCCCGGAGCACGGCGTGTGGCTCATCGGCTTGAAGGAGGGCCGGGGGTACGAAGCCTTTGGCTGTCCGCGGGTGCCCCTGCCCGTGGCCGGCCACCCCCATCGCATCGGCGTCTACTTGCACTATGAGCAGGGGGAGCTCACCTTCTTTGACGCCGACCGCCCTGATGACCTGCGGCCTCTCTACACATTCCAGGCCGACTTCCAGGGCAAGCTCTACCCCATCCTGGACACGTGTTGGCACGAAAGGGGCAGCAACTCCCTGCCCATGGTGCTGCCCCCGCCCAGCGGGCCTGGTCACCTCAGCCCCCCGCAGCCCACCAAGCTGTAG